The following proteins are co-located in the Candidatus Hydrogenedentota bacterium genome:
- a CDS encoding DUF503 domain-containing protein codes for MTIGVLKLDLLIFGARSLKDKRRVVKSLKDRIRQKFNGSVAEIDFLDEWQRARLAVCVVSRESRFANAQLNEIARFAISNCAAEVANIEIEML; via the coding sequence GTGACGATTGGCGTATTGAAATTGGACCTCCTTATCTTTGGGGCGCGCTCTCTCAAGGACAAACGGCGAGTCGTGAAGAGTCTAAAAGACCGGATACGGCAGAAGTTCAATGGGTCCGTCGCGGAGATTGATTTTCTGGATGAATGGCAGCGCGCGCGTCTGGCAGTTTGTGTTGTCTCGCGGGAGAGCCGGTTCGCCAATGCGCAGCTCAATGAAATTGCCCGCTTCGCCATATCCAACTGTGCCGCGGAAGTCGCAAATATCGAGATAGAGATGCTCTGA
- the rbfA gene encoding 30S ribosome-binding factor RbfA — protein MSRGREKRVGELVRQEIANLLTSGLKDPRIGFVSVMHVRMSPDLRYANVYVSLLGDAKECTGSLVALRSSAGWLRGEVGRRLRMRYAPEIRFFEDTSLDDAFRLEEIFREIHSEGEGAEDAGG, from the coding sequence ATGAGTCGTGGCAGAGAAAAACGGGTCGGTGAACTCGTGCGCCAGGAGATCGCGAATCTGCTGACGAGCGGGTTGAAAGACCCCCGCATCGGGTTCGTGTCGGTCATGCACGTGCGCATGTCTCCTGACCTGCGCTATGCCAACGTGTATGTGAGCCTGTTGGGCGATGCCAAGGAATGCACTGGTTCGCTGGTGGCGTTGAGGAGCTCGGCGGGCTGGCTCCGGGGCGAGGTAGGGCGCCGGTTGCGGATGCGCTATGCGCCCGAGATCCGGTTTTTCGAAGATACGTCCCTGGATGACGCGTTTCGGCTCGAAGAGATTTTTCGCGAGATTCACTCGGAAGGTGAAGGCGCCGAAGATGCGGGGGGATAG
- the rimP gene encoding ribosome maturation factor RimP — MLAEDVIRRTWETLEEPIRQHGYALIEVEFGASSGRRTLRLFIDRDAGIGLDDCQTVTRLVDPLLDMEDFIEGNYVLEVSSPGFDRPLRRPQDFQRFIGEPVKVKTHVPVNGRKRIKGLLKAFDNGMIILESDDAVYSVHLENLKKANLDR, encoded by the coding sequence GTGCTTGCAGAGGATGTGATAAGACGGACATGGGAGACCTTGGAGGAGCCGATTAGGCAACACGGCTATGCACTGATCGAGGTCGAGTTCGGCGCATCGAGCGGCCGGCGCACGCTGCGTTTGTTCATCGACCGCGACGCGGGCATTGGTCTTGATGATTGCCAGACGGTAACGAGGTTGGTCGATCCCCTGTTAGATATGGAGGATTTTATCGAAGGTAACTATGTGCTTGAGGTTTCATCGCCGGGATTCGACAGGCCTTTGCGAAGACCGCAGGACTTTCAGCGGTTCATAGGCGAACCTGTGAAGGTTAAGACGCATGTGCCGGTGAATGGACGAAAGCGAATCAAGGGTCTTCTTAAAGCATTCGATAACGGGATGATAATACTGGAGAGTGACGATGCGGTTTACAGCGTCCATCTGGAGAATCTTAAGAAGGCGAATCTGGACCGCTAA
- the nusA gene encoding transcription termination factor NusA, with amino-acid sequence MADANLQVIFQQLEAEKSIDRDKLLEAIRTALESAARKSFHPKAEIVVEVDPASLTFKVFEIREVAEQVTDDTRQIPVEEAQAMNAEAVAGDRLKVPAEPKDFGRIAAQTAKQVIIQKLKDAERENVYDEFKQREGEMVTGVVKRVSHGNIIVSIGRADAVLPIREQSPRENFKPGDRIRAFLVEVDKSPRGPQVVLSRACPELVRALFELEVPEIYDGTVDIKGIAREAGNRTKIAVHSNDSNVDPVGACVGMKGSRVRAVVEELCGEKIDIVRWSDDPVEMCTNALNPADILDISVDDANGVILVVVPHDQLSLAIGKRGQNARLASKLMGWNIDIKSDVELTGEGSPDGKSQDKPAEDESGISGAEHPGTDAHGTVESENGPETSEGAAEPDTGAEEDCTDTETRGEG; translated from the coding sequence GTGGCTGACGCGAATTTGCAGGTGATTTTTCAGCAGCTCGAGGCCGAGAAGAGTATCGACCGGGATAAGCTGCTAGAAGCCATTCGTACGGCGTTGGAAAGCGCCGCGCGTAAGAGTTTCCACCCCAAGGCCGAGATCGTGGTCGAGGTGGACCCGGCTTCGCTGACGTTCAAGGTTTTCGAGATTCGTGAGGTCGCCGAACAAGTGACCGATGATACGCGCCAGATACCCGTCGAAGAAGCCCAGGCCATGAATGCCGAGGCAGTCGCTGGTGACCGGTTGAAGGTGCCTGCCGAGCCGAAGGATTTTGGGCGCATTGCGGCCCAGACAGCTAAGCAGGTCATCATTCAAAAATTGAAAGATGCCGAGCGCGAGAACGTATACGACGAATTCAAACAGCGTGAAGGGGAGATGGTTACCGGTGTTGTCAAGCGGGTAAGCCACGGCAACATCATTGTTTCCATCGGGCGTGCCGATGCGGTACTGCCCATTCGCGAACAGTCTCCCCGCGAGAACTTCAAGCCTGGAGACCGCATTCGTGCCTTCCTGGTCGAGGTCGACAAGTCGCCTCGGGGTCCCCAGGTCGTTCTGTCACGCGCATGCCCGGAGCTGGTTCGCGCCCTTTTCGAATTGGAGGTCCCCGAGATTTATGATGGTACTGTCGACATCAAGGGGATAGCCCGAGAAGCTGGAAACCGCACCAAGATCGCTGTACATTCTAATGACTCAAACGTGGACCCGGTTGGCGCTTGCGTAGGCATGAAGGGCTCGCGTGTTCGAGCGGTCGTCGAGGAATTGTGCGGCGAGAAAATCGATATCGTTCGATGGAGTGACGACCCGGTGGAGATGTGCACCAACGCCCTGAATCCGGCAGATATACTGGATATTTCCGTTGATGACGCGAACGGCGTGATTCTGGTCGTCGTGCCCCATGACCAGTTGTCTCTTGCCATCGGCAAGCGGGGCCAAAATGCTCGATTAGCATCGAAACTCATGGGATGGAACATAGACATCAAGAGTGATGTTGAATTGACCGGGGAAGGTTCTCCCGACGGTAAATCCCAGGACAAGCCCGCCGAGGACGAGTCGGGCATATCCGGGGCGGAACACCCTGGAACAGACGCGCATGGAACCGTCGAGAGCGAGAATGGCCCGGAAACATCGGAAGGGGCTGCCGAGCCAGATACGGGTGCGGAAGAAGATTGTACGGACACGGAAACGCGGGGAGAAGGCTAA
- the infB gene encoding translation initiation factor IF-2, translated as MQTVASLAERLDMTAQEALEKLRFMMMDVESVDSVLTDDQCDLLIDVDDDPTVAERVRQKRLDDEEKARKRTERLKAAAQKAAAKRKAESEKKAATKKKSAAKKKTSAKKAPAKKTAAKGTDAETAEELPKVEILPPESKETETSAAAVEDKKKPAVKAEKKQGAKVKKESDIQIGRAVDHEESVQIIRADGTRVKELDIELGEQQEALEEEAELAEGILAEAERHQEEEEARKAREAARSQVKPDPAVVAEVKRRAAERMARKRQDRTAQSTVQAAPTKRSATGKTARKRQKKIERLRAEETMRRDAAAKVREFQAVGPTGQAKKRRRKREREEDAVGAAVDQIFEKRIIEVEETMTVEQFAAALDMPTNDIILQLMEHNILAHKNQTMSFELMREIGEAYGYDVRSAIPGEEEIMAEEADAPEDLVFRPPVVTVMGHVDHGKTTLLDYLRRAHVAEGEVGGITQHIAAYDVEIGDGRIVFLDTPGHAAFTQMRARGAQATDVVILVVAADDGVMPQTIEAIDHARAAEVPIVVAINKCDKPEAQPDRIRQELVKYDLIDEQWGGKTIIRNISAKTGEGVAELMELLVLESEMLELKANPNKRARGAVVESELSKGQGPVAWVLVQTGTLHVGDIFLAGETFGRVRALINSRGENVEKVLPATPALVLGFNDVATAGDQFVVVEEERIARVIAEKRSQRAKLKQGATAKRITLEDFHERLKAGERQALNVVVKADVQGSVDVLKSSLAKLGNENVKVELVHTGVGGINESDVILASASDAVVIGFHVTASQRVRKLAEQEGVDIRTYRIIYEVTDEVKKALEGLLAPETREVVTGHAEVREIFRSSAIGNIAGCYVQDGEVNRTSLIRIVRDDVVLHEGRIASLRREKEDVRSISSGYECGIVLENFQDIKAGDIIETYRLDEIAQKLD; from the coding sequence ATGCAGACAGTAGCGAGCTTGGCCGAACGGCTGGACATGACGGCGCAGGAAGCGCTTGAGAAACTGCGCTTCATGATGATGGACGTGGAGAGCGTCGACAGTGTCCTGACGGACGACCAGTGCGATTTGCTTATCGACGTTGACGACGATCCCACCGTGGCGGAACGGGTACGCCAGAAGAGGCTGGATGATGAGGAGAAGGCGCGTAAGCGCACCGAGCGCCTGAAAGCCGCGGCGCAGAAGGCAGCTGCCAAACGCAAAGCCGAGTCCGAGAAGAAAGCCGCTACCAAAAAGAAATCTGCTGCCAAGAAGAAGACGTCTGCCAAGAAGGCCCCAGCCAAGAAGACCGCAGCCAAGGGAACGGACGCGGAGACCGCCGAGGAACTTCCCAAAGTCGAGATTCTTCCGCCCGAATCAAAAGAAACGGAGACGTCGGCAGCCGCGGTGGAAGATAAGAAGAAACCCGCCGTCAAGGCCGAGAAGAAGCAGGGGGCCAAAGTCAAGAAGGAATCCGATATTCAAATCGGACGGGCCGTTGACCATGAAGAGTCGGTTCAGATCATTCGAGCGGATGGGACTCGCGTAAAAGAACTCGACATCGAACTTGGGGAACAGCAAGAAGCCCTCGAGGAAGAAGCCGAACTCGCGGAAGGTATTCTGGCGGAGGCCGAGCGGCACCAGGAGGAAGAAGAGGCCCGCAAAGCCCGAGAAGCCGCCCGTTCGCAAGTCAAGCCCGATCCAGCCGTTGTTGCGGAAGTGAAGCGCCGCGCGGCGGAACGTATGGCTCGCAAACGCCAGGACCGAACGGCGCAATCCACCGTGCAAGCAGCGCCAACCAAGCGGAGCGCTACGGGCAAGACGGCCCGAAAACGTCAGAAGAAGATCGAGCGTTTGCGCGCCGAAGAGACCATGCGGCGGGATGCGGCGGCAAAAGTGCGGGAATTCCAGGCCGTGGGTCCTACGGGTCAGGCCAAGAAACGCCGCAGGAAGCGGGAACGGGAAGAGGATGCCGTGGGCGCCGCGGTGGATCAGATTTTCGAAAAACGCATTATCGAAGTCGAAGAGACCATGACGGTGGAACAATTTGCTGCAGCGCTGGACATGCCGACCAATGACATCATTCTGCAGCTCATGGAGCACAATATCCTCGCACACAAGAATCAAACCATGTCTTTCGAGCTCATGCGTGAAATCGGCGAGGCATATGGCTATGACGTCCGAAGCGCCATTCCCGGGGAAGAGGAGATCATGGCTGAGGAAGCGGACGCTCCCGAAGACCTCGTTTTTCGCCCGCCCGTGGTTACGGTTATGGGACATGTCGACCATGGCAAGACCACGTTGTTGGATTACTTGCGGCGGGCGCATGTGGCCGAGGGAGAAGTGGGAGGCATTACCCAGCATATTGCCGCTTATGACGTCGAGATAGGCGATGGGCGAATCGTGTTTCTCGATACGCCGGGCCATGCCGCGTTTACTCAGATGCGGGCCCGGGGGGCTCAGGCGACCGATGTGGTGATCCTCGTGGTGGCCGCTGACGACGGCGTGATGCCGCAGACTATCGAGGCGATCGACCACGCCAGAGCCGCCGAAGTGCCGATCGTCGTTGCCATCAATAAATGCGACAAACCCGAGGCCCAACCGGACCGGATCCGCCAGGAACTCGTCAAGTACGATTTGATTGATGAACAGTGGGGCGGAAAGACGATTATTCGCAACATTTCGGCAAAGACAGGCGAAGGCGTTGCCGAGCTGATGGAGTTGCTCGTCCTCGAGTCCGAGATGCTCGAGCTCAAGGCAAACCCGAATAAGCGTGCGCGCGGCGCGGTAGTGGAAAGCGAATTGTCCAAGGGCCAGGGTCCCGTGGCGTGGGTGCTTGTGCAGACCGGCACGCTTCACGTGGGCGATATATTCCTGGCGGGAGAGACCTTCGGCCGGGTGCGCGCCTTGATCAATTCACGAGGGGAGAATGTGGAAAAGGTCTTGCCGGCGACGCCGGCACTGGTCCTCGGGTTCAACGACGTGGCCACGGCGGGCGACCAGTTCGTCGTTGTCGAGGAGGAACGTATCGCCCGGGTCATTGCGGAAAAGCGCAGTCAGCGCGCCAAGTTGAAGCAAGGCGCGACAGCCAAACGCATCACTCTCGAAGATTTCCATGAACGTCTCAAAGCGGGCGAGCGGCAGGCACTCAATGTTGTTGTGAAGGCGGACGTGCAAGGGTCCGTTGACGTGCTTAAGAGCAGTCTGGCCAAGCTCGGAAATGAGAATGTAAAAGTGGAACTGGTGCATACCGGCGTGGGTGGCATCAACGAATCCGATGTGATTCTCGCGAGCGCGAGCGATGCCGTTGTCATAGGATTTCATGTTACCGCCAGCCAGCGGGTGCGTAAGCTTGCCGAGCAGGAGGGCGTCGACATTCGCACCTACCGCATCATCTACGAGGTGACGGATGAAGTGAAGAAGGCGTTGGAGGGGCTGCTCGCGCCTGAGACCAGGGAGGTGGTAACCGGCCACGCCGAGGTCCGGGAAATCTTCCGTTCATCCGCAATCGGCAACATCGCGGGCTGTTATGTGCAGGATGGGGAGGTGAACCGCACCTCCCTCATTCGGATTGTCCGCGACGACGTTGTCCTTCACGAAGGCCGGATCGCTTCCTTGCGGCGCGAGAAGGAAGATGTGCGCAGCATTTCGTCGGGATACGAATGCGGTATCGTTCTTGAGAACTTCCAGGATATCAAGGCTGGAGACATCATCGAAACGTACCGGCTCGATGAGATCGCCCAGAAACTGGATTAG
- a CDS encoding DHH family phosphoesterase — translation MRGDRLSEIIDRLRNARRILVTSHVSPDGDAVGGVLALYHVVRGMNDAEVVCALADPVPHRYDWLPGADLIRLPRECLPPFDLAVIVDVAQLDRIGEVMTLLDDTTQVIVLDHHLEDEPAGNLAVVDPRYAATGELLIELMDAAGVALTEEIAVCAYVALTTDTGSFKYSNTTERSHKVAARLVATGLPVAEIGRRVFDEMPARRFRLLTRFVNNVVLLDGGRIALGTISARDMAETEALDEDTEGLINFARNIEGVDVAMLLREVDEHTVKLSMRSREGLNSAEILKPLGGGGHGAAAGATLEMSLRQAMAFSLRRVREVLSEKP, via the coding sequence ATGCGGGGGGATAGGCTGTCCGAGATCATCGACCGCCTGCGTAATGCGCGGCGCATTTTGGTGACCAGCCACGTTTCTCCTGACGGCGATGCGGTAGGCGGGGTGCTGGCCCTATACCATGTTGTCCGCGGAATGAATGATGCCGAAGTGGTCTGTGCGCTGGCCGACCCCGTACCTCACCGCTATGACTGGCTTCCCGGCGCCGACCTGATCCGCCTTCCGCGGGAATGCTTGCCTCCCTTTGATTTGGCGGTCATCGTCGATGTGGCCCAACTCGATCGGATCGGGGAGGTCATGACCCTTCTCGACGATACCACGCAAGTCATTGTGCTCGACCACCATCTTGAAGACGAGCCCGCGGGGAATCTGGCTGTTGTTGACCCTCGATATGCTGCCACCGGCGAGCTTCTCATCGAATTGATGGATGCCGCTGGCGTAGCCCTCACCGAGGAAATTGCCGTGTGCGCGTATGTGGCTCTGACAACGGATACCGGAAGCTTCAAGTACTCGAATACCACCGAGCGGTCCCATAAGGTCGCGGCGCGCCTGGTTGCCACAGGGTTGCCCGTGGCCGAAATCGGACGGCGCGTATTCGATGAGATGCCGGCCAGGCGCTTTCGGCTCTTGACCAGGTTTGTGAACAACGTGGTATTGCTGGACGGGGGCAGAATCGCCTTGGGAACCATCAGCGCCCGTGACATGGCCGAGACCGAGGCGCTCGACGAGGATACCGAGGGCCTCATAAATTTCGCCCGCAATATCGAAGGGGTCGATGTTGCGATGTTGCTCCGGGAAGTCGACGAACACACCGTCAAACTAAGCATGCGCAGCAGAGAGGGCCTCAACAGTGCGGAGATCTTGAAGCCCCTGGGCGGCGGCGGCCACGGCGCCGCGGCTGGGGCGACGCTTGAAATGTCGTTGAGACAGGCCATGGCATTCTCGCTACGGCGCGTCCGGGAAGTGCTTTCGGAAAAACCATGA